The Orcinus orca chromosome 4, mOrcOrc1.1, whole genome shotgun sequence genome includes a region encoding these proteins:
- the LOC101277882 gene encoding C-X-C motif chemokine 6 produces MRRTRRSHGALELQIPPLLPPEPLSLSLFATMRLLSSHAARIPGPSGSLCLLLALLLLTPPGLLASAGPVAVIVRELRCMCLTTTPGIHPKMVSNLKVIAPGPQCSKVEVVATLKNKKEVCLDPEAPLIKKVIQKMLDSGNKKN; encoded by the exons ATGCGGAGGACCCGAAGAAGTCACGGTGCTCTAGAGCTTCAAATcccaccccttctccctcctGAACCCCTCTCGCTGAGTCTCTTCGCCACTATGAGACTCCTGTCCAGCCACGCCGCCCGCATCCCCGGCCCTTCGGGCTCACTGTGCTTGCTGCTCGCGCTGCTGCTGCTGACGCCGCCAGGGCTCCTCGCCAGCG CGGGTCCTGTCGCGGTCATAGTGAGAGAGCTGCGTTGCATGTGCTTAACCACCACACCGGGGATTCATCCCAAAATGGTCAGTAATCTGAAGGTGATCGCCCCAGGACCGCAGTGCTCCAAGGTGGAAGTGGT aGCCACCTTGAAGAACAAAAAGGAAGTCTGTCTGGACCCAGAAGCTCCTCTGATCAAGAAGGTCATCCAGAAAATGTTGGACAG tggaaacaagaaaaattaa